A window of the Deltaproteobacteria bacterium RBG_16_64_85 genome harbors these coding sequences:
- a CDS encoding DUF4440 domain-containing protein yields MPGDPKADALTKSTVTAVNRFNEAFNRHDVDAVMAAMTKDCVFENTWPAPDGERYEGREAVRSFWEKFFRSSPNSVFKAEEIFAGGDRCVVRWRYEWVEKDGKPGHVRGVDVVRVRDGKVAEKLSYVKG; encoded by the coding sequence ATGCCAGGCGACCCGAAGGCGGATGCGCTGACGAAATCGACGGTTACGGCGGTAAATCGCTTCAACGAGGCCTTCAACCGGCACGATGTCGACGCCGTGATGGCGGCCATGACGAAGGATTGCGTATTCGAAAACACTTGGCCGGCGCCGGACGGAGAGCGCTACGAGGGTCGGGAGGCCGTTCGGTCCTTTTGGGAGAAATTCTTCCGTTCCTCCCCCAATTCCGTTTTCAAAGCGGAGGAGATATTCGCCGGGGGAGACCGTTGCGTCGTCCGGTGGCGGTACGAATGGGTGGAAAAGGACGGCAAGCCCGGACACGTCCGGGGCGTGGATGTCGTTCGGGTGCGGGACGGGAAAGTGGCCGAGAAGCTTTCCTACGTAAAAGGCTGA